The DNA window TACAAATGGCAGTCTATTATTTAAACGGGTAGAGTAAACGAATATAGAAAATGTTTTTATTACGAAGGCTTTTTTATCTCCTCCTTCTAATAGGCTGTTTGATTTTAATCAGTTTTGCCTTCCTCTGGAAAAATTTCGTTTACACTCCGCTCTCCTTATCTAAAAGTGAAATTATCTACGTCGCCCCCGGTAGCTCTATTTTTTCCGTAGCCAATATGTTGGATTCTAAAGGAATATTGCAACGCCCAAAGATGCTTATTTTTTTCGCCCATTTACTCCACCAAGAAAAGAAGCTTAAGGCAGGAGAATATAAAGTTGATCCAGGTACTACCCCTAAAGAACTTTTGTCAAAAATAGTTCAAGGAAAAGTGCTGCTACGTCATTTCACCATAGTAGAGGGTTGGACATTAAAGCAAGTGTATGCAGCTATTAACGGTAATCAATATCTTTCTCATACGATTAATCAGTTAATGCCTATCGAAATCTCTAAGAAAATAGGGTTTAACGGTGAAAATTTTGAGGGCTATCTCTATCCAGACACGTATCTCTTCGCGCGCGGTGTGGCAGATGTGATCATAATAAAAAAAGCCTTTTTAAGTATGCAAAAAAACTTAACCAAACTTTGGCCAACCAGAGCTCAAGGCTTACCCTATAATGATCCCTATTCTGCCTTGATTGTGGCCTCGTTAATTGAAAAAGAAACTGCCCAGCCGAGCGAAAGAAGCAAGGTTGCAGGTGTGATTGTGCGACGTTTGCAGAAAAAAATGTTATTACAAATTGATGCTGCAGTGATCTATGGTTTGGGCAGTGATTATACCGGTAAAATCACTTGGGAAGATTTGAAAAAAGACACGCCTTTTAATACCTATCTACATCCAGGATTACCCCCAACACCGATTGCTATGCCGAGTCTACCCTCTATCATTGCCGCCTTACATCCGGAAGCCGGTACTGCGTTGTTTTATGTGGGGCGTGGAGATGGTACACATGAATTCACGGTCAGTCTTGATCAACACCACGCTGCTATTCGAAAATACCATGTTGGTCACCTTGCGCCTGATGATAATGATTCGAAGCTTCCGCTCAGGAAAGATTACATTCCCTGGTTTGGTGAGCTGAATGGCTATCAGCTGAATCTATTGTTAGGGCTACCAAGCGAAACTGGGAAAGTAAATGACAGCGAAAACTAAAAGCATCTTTATCACCCTTGAAGGAATTGAGGGAGTCGGCAAAAGTACTGCATTGCAGTTTTTGGAGAAATTTTTCCAAGAACAGAATCTAGACTATGTCTTGACTCGAGAGCCTGGTGGTACTGAAATTGCGGAATCCATTCGCCAGCTAATTCTTGAACACCATACAGAATCTATGGCTTCTGATACGGAGTTATTGCTCATGTTTGCTAGTCGGGCGCAACATATTGCCAAAGTCATC is part of the Gammaproteobacteria bacterium genome and encodes:
- the mltG gene encoding endolytic transglycosylase MltG, translating into MFLLRRLFYLLLLIGCLILISFAFLWKNFVYTPLSLSKSEIIYVAPGSSIFSVANMLDSKGILQRPKMLIFFAHLLHQEKKLKAGEYKVDPGTTPKELLSKIVQGKVLLRHFTIVEGWTLKQVYAAINGNQYLSHTINQLMPIEISKKIGFNGENFEGYLYPDTYLFARGVADVIIIKKAFLSMQKNLTKLWPTRAQGLPYNDPYSALIVASLIEKETAQPSERSKVAGVIVRRLQKKMLLQIDAAVIYGLGSDYTGKITWEDLKKDTPFNTYLHPGLPPTPIAMPSLPSIIAALHPEAGTALFYVGRGDGTHEFTVSLDQHHAAIRKYHVGHLAPDDNDSKLPLRKDYIPWFGELNGYQLNLLLGLPSETGKVNDSEN